The genomic region GTCCCTCATCGTACAGCCGGGAAAGGCCGCCATCACGTAGGGCAGCACGTACTGCTCCCGCCCGGCCGAGGCCTCTCGGAAGAGTTCGAGGAACCGCCGCCAGGTCGCGATGCCGGGCTTCCTCATCAGCTCGAGGACCCGCGCGGAGAAGTGCTCGGGCGCCACCTTCAGGTGCCCCCCCACGTGCCCGCTGGCGAGCCTCCTCACGAATGCCGGGTCGAGTGCGGCCAGGTCGAGCCGGAGCCCGCTGCCCACCAGGGTGTGCTTCACTCCGGGAATGCCGGCGGCGGCGTCCAGGAGATCGGCATAGGCCGTCTGGTCAGTCGGGAAGTTGGGGCACGGCGAGGGGAAGAGGCACGAGGGGCGGCGGCACTTCCTCTCCGCTTCGGGATTCGTGCAGCGAAGCCCGTACATGTTCGCGGTCGGGCCGCCGATGTCGGAGACGGTCCCGCGGAACCAGTCCTGACACGCCAGGATGCGCACCTCCCCGAGAACCGACCCGCTGCTCCTCGAAACGAGATGTTTTCCCTGGTGGAGGCCGAGGGCGCAGAAGCTGCACCCTCCCGCACATCCCCTGACGGCCGTCACCGAATCGCGGATCATCTCCCAGGCCGGCACGGGTTCGGTGTAGGAAGGATGCGGCCTGCGGGTGAAGGGCAGGGCGTACAGGGCGTCCATCTCGCCTTCGGAAAGCGGTTCCGCGGGAGGATGAACGACGGTCATCCTCTTGTCCGACATCTGCACGAGCGGCCTGCCGCACCAGGGGCTTGCCTCGGCCTCCACCGCCAGTGTCATCTCCAGGAAGGCGGTGGGGTCGGAGCACACAGCCTCGTGCGAAGGAAGGACCACCGCCCCTTCGGGAGGCTCGGCGCGCGAAGCCCCCCTCCAGATCGCGGTCCCGGGGATGC from Candidatus Fermentibacter sp. harbors:
- a CDS encoding YgiQ family radical SAM protein, which produces MAAAGDGFLPVDRRGMEALGWDVCDAVIVTGDAYVDHPSFGAALIGRHLESLGHRVGIISQPDWKNPGSLLALGVPRLFVGITSGAMDSMVNHYTSFGRIRSDDAYTPGGRAGTRPDRAVTVYANAVRRAMPGVPMVLGGIEASLRRLSHYDFWSERMRRSILLDTRADILVYGMGERQIAEIAARLSEGRDLDGIPGTAIWRGASRAEPPEGAVVLPSHEAVCSDPTAFLEMTLAVEAEASPWCGRPLVQMSDKRMTVVHPPAEPLSEGEMDALYALPFTRRPHPSYTEPVPAWEMIRDSVTAVRGCAGGCSFCALGLHQGKHLVSRSSGSVLGEVRILACQDWFRGTVSDIGGPTANMYGLRCTNPEAERKCRRPSCLFPSPCPNFPTDQTAYADLLDAAAGIPGVKHTLVGSGLRLDLAALDPAFVRRLASGHVGGHLKVAPEHFSARVLELMRKPGIATWRRFLELFREASAGREQYVLPYVMAAFPGCTMRDMEEAAEELRRCGLSPRQVQAFLPTPMTLATCMYATGLSPDGRAVEVARKPSDKKRQIDVLPGLSGNPGRGLEPGGRRKL